One Leptolyngbya sp. NIES-2104 genomic window carries:
- a CDS encoding tyrosine-type recombinase/integrase — translation MVARSFPQVEAHLMPLPLDDRTVAPRRRGKTATIQLPLTDIRSVKVREFLNASGFERNTRRNYERELYRFLSWSELLWSEIKPHHLNAHYLWYLTEEVRTSQGNLLSTSSRNLAVMALRSFFAWLHKTYPDLVFTNPAIGLKGKAIPLPEAQSLTEEQQASVWNAVAQRGETQLRDRALVHILSHGLRAGEVVDLNMGAIGNHTTDGVSGKVLFIANTKTDRPRIVPLDPASWAEIESYLNWRRSQGEELSCDRPLLLSHHVTRRGERLTYHGIYFAIEKIGELAEIQHLHPHLFRHTYLTELLLDDIDPAHARRLGGIESESVFRRYTLRAEQEAAINAFFRNCQKRLRSLGTSGSNNALSFPPSQLENQVQTERLEIARKLLREGVTLEVVARSLDLSFQILQDLQHAEDLV, via the coding sequence ATGGTTGCTCGATCATTCCCACAAGTTGAAGCCCATTTGATGCCGCTACCTCTCGACGATCGCACCGTGGCTCCGAGGCGAAGAGGGAAGACAGCGACAATCCAGCTACCCCTGACTGATATTCGCAGTGTGAAAGTGCGAGAGTTTCTAAATGCAAGCGGCTTTGAACGGAATACTCGTAGAAACTACGAACGTGAACTCTACCGATTCTTGTCTTGGTCGGAGTTGCTGTGGAGTGAGATCAAACCGCATCATCTCAATGCTCACTATCTGTGGTACTTGACTGAGGAGGTGCGAACTAGCCAAGGGAACCTGCTTTCAACTAGCAGTCGAAATCTAGCAGTGATGGCGTTGCGGAGCTTTTTTGCTTGGCTGCACAAAACGTATCCTGATTTAGTCTTCACAAATCCAGCGATCGGGCTAAAAGGAAAGGCAATTCCCCTGCCTGAAGCGCAGAGTTTAACCGAGGAACAGCAGGCATCAGTTTGGAACGCGGTTGCCCAACGGGGAGAAACGCAATTACGCGATCGCGCTCTCGTTCACATTCTCAGCCACGGCTTACGAGCAGGTGAGGTGGTTGATTTGAATATGGGGGCGATTGGCAATCATACGACCGATGGGGTCAGCGGCAAAGTTCTTTTCATCGCAAATACAAAGACCGATCGCCCCCGAATTGTTCCACTTGACCCCGCTTCTTGGGCAGAAATTGAATCCTATCTGAACTGGCGTAGAAGTCAGGGAGAGGAACTCAGTTGCGATCGCCCATTGCTACTCTCGCATCATGTGACTCGTCGTGGGGAGCGACTGACGTATCATGGAATTTACTTTGCGATTGAAAAAATTGGAGAATTAGCTGAAATCCAACATCTGCACCCTCACTTATTTCGACATACCTACCTGACAGAATTGTTATTAGATGACATTGATCCAGCTCATGCCCGTCGATTAGGGGGAATTGAGAGCGAGTCTGTATTTCGTCGTTATACCCTTCGCGCTGAACAAGAAGCTGCCATTAATGCTTTCTTTAGAAACTGTCAGAAACGTCTGCGAAGTCTAGGCACATCCGGCTCAAACAATGCTCTTTCCTTTCCGCCATCTCAACTAGAGAATCAAGTACAGACAGAGAGGCTAGAAATTGCCCGTAAGCTCCTGAGAGAAGGAGTTACATTGGAAGTTGTTGCGCGATCGCTTGATCTGTCATTTCAAATTCTTCAAGACCTGCAACACGCTGAAGATCTCGTATAA
- a CDS encoding DUF362 domain-containing protein: MAASDESALHITRRKILQFAGLAAGAATFPTACKAMTTSTEIDHAAEAANSTSVSKGQMSRVVLIKTEDRVTGTRKAIDLLQPDAIAGKTVFLKPNYNTADPAPAATDTRLLEALIQELQNAKAGQITIGDRSGMANTREAMTSKGVFQLADRFGVNAIVLDELKADDWQLFPAQGTHWSRGFAFARPILNAGAIVNTCCLKTHRFGGHFTLSLKNSVGMVAKYVPGNDYNYMSELHSSPHQRLMVAEINKAYQPALVLLDGVEALVNGGPEAGKQVKSNVILAGTDRVAVDVVAIGILRSLGTTEAVSRGSIWQLEQIRRAVELGLGATQAEQIEIITADKASRAMADQIRKLLIV; this comes from the coding sequence ATGGCAGCATCAGATGAATCCGCATTGCATATCACTCGACGCAAAATTCTTCAATTTGCTGGATTAGCAGCAGGAGCCGCTACGTTTCCCACCGCTTGTAAAGCAATGACGACTTCGACTGAAATTGATCATGCTGCTGAAGCAGCAAATTCTACCAGCGTCTCTAAGGGGCAAATGAGTCGGGTTGTCCTGATCAAAACTGAGGATCGAGTCACAGGCACTCGTAAAGCGATCGATCTTCTACAACCGGATGCGATCGCAGGCAAAACCGTCTTTCTCAAGCCGAACTACAATACCGCTGACCCCGCCCCTGCCGCCACAGACACTCGGTTACTTGAAGCCTTAATCCAAGAATTACAGAATGCTAAAGCTGGACAAATTACGATCGGCGATCGCAGTGGTATGGCGAACACCCGCGAGGCAATGACGAGCAAGGGCGTGTTTCAACTTGCCGATCGATTTGGCGTGAATGCGATCGTCCTCGACGAATTGAAGGCGGACGATTGGCAACTCTTTCCCGCTCAAGGGACACATTGGAGTCGGGGGTTTGCTTTTGCTCGTCCAATTTTGAACGCAGGCGCGATCGTCAATACCTGCTGTCTGAAAACGCATCGCTTTGGTGGGCACTTCACACTCTCACTTAAAAATAGTGTCGGCATGGTGGCGAAATATGTTCCAGGCAACGATTACAACTACATGAGCGAATTGCATTCCTCGCCGCACCAACGATTAATGGTTGCAGAAATTAATAAAGCCTACCAGCCTGCACTCGTGTTACTGGATGGCGTAGAAGCACTGGTCAATGGAGGACCGGAAGCTGGAAAGCAAGTGAAATCAAATGTCATCTTGGCAGGAACGGATCGTGTGGCGGTTGATGTCGTTGCGATTGGGATTCTGCGATCGCTTGGCACAACCGAAGCAGTCTCCCGTGGCTCGATTTGGCAACTCGAACAAATTCGCCGTGCTGTAGAGTTAGGGCTAGGAGCGACCCAAGCAGAGCAGATAGAAATTATCACAGCAGATAAAGCAAGCCGAGCGATGGCAGATCAAATTCGTAAATTGCTCATCGTTTGA
- a CDS encoding barstar family protein, whose translation MRNVSIEKASFCIARNFVKPEYILDGRRTTTLKAFYAEIGQVLLAGQPWGESLEALDQVLRGDYGLLPETFRLIWMNAAIARSALSYPETVEQLLQQLRECHPTVLIKTAWALRAALREQGPTVFDWLVERMDHHSSVELVLVEIEGVDDA comes from the coding sequence GTGAGAAATGTTTCGATTGAAAAGGCTTCATTCTGCATTGCTAGGAATTTTGTGAAACCCGAATACATCCTGGATGGTCGTCGTACCACAACTCTGAAAGCGTTTTATGCCGAGATTGGTCAGGTTTTATTAGCAGGACAACCGTGGGGTGAGAGCCTCGAAGCGCTTGACCAAGTTTTACGAGGAGACTATGGACTCTTGCCTGAAACGTTTCGACTAATTTGGATGAATGCAGCGATCGCTCGATCCGCATTGAGCTATCCCGAAACTGTAGAGCAACTGCTGCAACAATTGCGAGAGTGCCACCCCACTGTTTTGATTAAGACTGCTTGGGCATTACGAGCAGCCCTGCGAGAACAGGGTCCGACGGTATTCGATTGGCTAGTGGAACGAATGGATCATCATTCGAGTGTAGAACTCGTTCTGGTCGAGATTGAAGGTGTAGATGATGCTTAA
- a CDS encoding Uma2 family endonuclease, with protein MEMSIAQSSTSPVSPEWEMPTPPTDLPFDDGVPLESARHRIAMNLLIRSVQSALKDRTDFFAGGNMFVYYSRNQAMNRDFRGPDFFVSLDVDGSRERKSWILWEEDGRYPDVIVELLSPSTERVDREDKKRLYERVFKTPDYFIFNPFDPASLQGWRLQLGQGYQPLQPNAQGWLWCESLQLWVGTWDGVIDREPATGTCQWLRFYDADGRLVPLSEEAERARAEQAEQENARLIEQLRARGIDVDELLDQ; from the coding sequence ATGGAAATGTCGATCGCTCAATCTTCGACCAGTCCGGTTTCTCCTGAATGGGAAATGCCGACCCCGCCGACTGACTTACCTTTCGATGATGGAGTCCCCTTGGAAAGCGCCCGCCATCGCATCGCGATGAATCTCCTAATCCGCTCTGTTCAATCTGCCCTTAAAGACCGGACTGATTTCTTTGCAGGCGGCAATATGTTCGTCTATTACAGCCGTAATCAAGCGATGAATCGGGATTTTCGTGGACCCGATTTCTTTGTGTCACTTGATGTCGATGGCAGCCGAGAGCGAAAATCGTGGATTCTATGGGAAGAAGATGGGCGCTATCCAGATGTCATTGTCGAGCTTTTATCTCCGAGTACAGAACGAGTCGATCGTGAGGATAAAAAGCGCCTCTACGAGCGAGTATTTAAGACTCCCGATTATTTCATTTTCAACCCCTTTGATCCTGCTTCCTTGCAAGGCTGGCGGCTTCAGTTGGGTCAGGGCTACCAACCATTACAGCCAAATGCACAAGGCTGGCTCTGGTGTGAAAGTTTGCAGCTATGGGTAGGAACCTGGGACGGCGTGATCGATCGGGAGCCTGCTACTGGAACTTGTCAATGGTTGCGATTTTATGATGCTGATGGGCGGCTAGTCCCGCTATCTGAAGAAGCAGAACGAGCCAGAGCGGAACAAGCGGAACAAGAGAATGCACGCCTGATTGAGCAGCTTCGAGCGAGAGGAATTGATGTCGATGAATTACTCGATCAATAG